One region of Tachysurus vachellii isolate PV-2020 chromosome 11, HZAU_Pvac_v1, whole genome shotgun sequence genomic DNA includes:
- the bmp1a gene encoding bone morphogenetic protein 1a — MELATRCLLLLASLGAVSTATDWDAAADPSYYDEAMMSSPEAIDYKDPCKAVAYLGDIALDEEDMRMFKVDRIVDAVQKTVIKLNRTDAADGTSPNTGRSNQQVASRRRKRAATSRPERVWPEGVIPYVISGNFSGSQRAIFRQAMRHWEKHTCVTFIERTTEDSYIVFTYRPCGCCSYVGRRGGGPQAISIGKNCDKFGIVVHELGHVIGFWHEHTRPDRDDHVSIIRDNIQPGQEYNFLKMEPGEVDSLGEVYDFDSIMHYARNTFSRGIFLDTILPRYDINGVRPPIGQRTRLSKGDIAQARKLYKCPRCGDSLQDSSGNFSSPGFPNGYSAYMHCIWRISVTPGEKIILNFTSMDLYRSHLCWYDHVEIRDGYWRKAPLKGRLCGDKLPEPIISTDSRLWIEFRSSSNWVGKGFSAVYEAICGGEVKKDNGQIQSPNYPDDYRPNKVCVWKITVAQGYHVGLTFQSFEIERHDSCAYDYLEVRDGNSENSPLLGRFCGYDKPDDIKSSSNQLWMKFVSDGSVNKAGFAANFFKEMDECSRPDNGRCEQRCVNTLGSYKCACDPGFELAADKRSCEAACGGFITKLNGSITSPGWPREYPPNKNCVWQLVAPTQYRITLLFDVFETEGNDVCKYDFVEVRSGLSADSRLHGKFCGAEKPETITSQYNNMRIEFKSDNTVSKKGFKAQFFSDKDECSKENGGCQHECVNTFGSYSCQCRSGFVLHENKHDCKEAGCDHTVNSVSGTITSPNWPDKYPSKKACTWALSTTPGHRIKIAFNELDMEPHLECAYDHIEIYDGRDGKAPSLGRYCGSKKPPPVTSSGNKMFIRFFSDNSVQKKGFEASHTAECGGQLKAEVKTKDLYSHAQFGDNNYPGASDCQWVISAEKGYGVELIFQTFEIEEEADCGYDYMELFDGAETKATRLGRYCGSGPPEEIYSAGDSIVIKFRSDDTINKKGFHVRYTSTKFQDTLHSRKK, encoded by the exons TCGCCTATCTGGGGGACATAGCGCTGGACGAAGAGGACATGCGCATGTTTAAAGTGGACCGAATTGTGGATGCCGTCCAGAAAACGGTGATCAAGCTCAATCGCACTGACGCGG caGATGGGACTAGCCCAAACACTGGCAGGTCCAATCAGCAGGTGGCGTCACGGCGCAGGAAGAGGGCGGCGACATCCCGCCCTGAGAGGGTGTGGCCCGAAGGTGTCATCCCTTACGTTATAAGCGGCAACTTTAGTG GTAGTCAAAGGGCCATCTTCAGGCAGGCTATGAGACACTGGGAGAAACACACGTGTGTGACGTTTATTGAGAGAACCACAGAGGACAGCTACATCGTCTTCACCTACCGGCCGTGTGG GTGTTGTTCGTATGTGGGCCGTAGGGGAGGAGGACCTCAGGCCATTTCCATTGGCAAAAATTGTGACAAGTTTGGAATCGTGGTGCATGAGCTTGGGCATGTGATCGGATTCTGGCACGAGCACACGCGGCCGGACCGAGACGACCACGTCAGCATTATAAGGGACAACATCCAGCCTG GACAGGAGTACAACTTCTTGAAGATGGAGCCCGGTGAAGTGGACTCGCTAGGGGAAGTCTATGACTTTGACAGCATCATGCACTATGCCAGAAATACATTTTCCAG ggGGATTTTCTTGGACACCATCCTACCACGATATGACATAAACGGCGTCCGTCCCCCAATCGGCCAGAGAACCAGGCTGAGCAAAGGAGACATCGCTCAGGCACGCAAACTTTACAAGTGTCCAA GATGTGGAGACAGTCTGCAGGACAGCAGTGGGAACTTCTCCTCTCCTGGGTTCCCCAACGGCTACTCGGCGTACATGCACTGCATCTGGAGAATCTCAGTCACGCCAGGCGAAAAG ATCATTCTCAATTTCACCTCCATGGATCTATATCGGAGTCATCTGTGCTGGTATGATCACGTGGAGATCAGAGATGGATACTGGAGGAAAGCCCCACTCAAAG GTCGACTCTGCGGAGACAAGCTTCCCGAGCCGATCATTTCAACAGACAGTCGTTTGTGGATCGAGTTCAGGAGCAGCAGTAACTGGGTGGGCAAAGGCTTCTCAGCTGTGTACGAAG CTATCTGTGGTGGTGAAGTGAAGAAGGATAATGGGCAGATCCAGTCTCCTAACTACCCAGACGACTACAGACCcaataaagtctgtgtgtgGAAGATCACTGTTGCTCAGGGCTACCATGTAGGCCTCACCTTCCAGTCCTTTGAA atTGAGAGGCATGACAGCTGTGCTTATGACTATCTAGAAGTCCGTGATGGGAACTCGGAAAACAGCCCGCTGCTGGGCCGCTTCTGTGGCTACGACAAGCCAGATGACATCAAGAGCAGCTCCAACCAGCTGTGGATGAAGTTTGTGTCCGATGGCTCAGTCAACAAAGCCGGATTCGCTGCCAACTTCTTCAAAG aaatggACGAATGTTCGAGACCAGACAACGGTCGCTGTGAGCAACGCTGTGTAAACACACTAGGCAGTTATAAGTGTGCGTGTGATCCAGGCTTCGAGCTGGCCGCAGACAAACGAAGCTGCGAGG CTGCATGCGGTGGCTTCATCACCAAGCTGAACGGCTCCATCACCAGTCCCGGCTGGCCTCGCGAGTACCCGCCAAACAAGAACTGTGTCTGGCAGCTGGTGGCCCCCACGCAATACCGCATCACGCTGCTCTTCGACGTCTTCGAGACCGAGGGCAACGAT GTGTGCAAATACGACTTCGTAGAGGTCAGAAGTGGACTTTCTGCAGACTCCAGGCTACACGGCAAGTTCTGCGGAGCCGAGAAGCCGGAGACCATCACGTCTCAGTACAACAACATGCGCATCGAGTTCAAATCAGACAACACAGTCTCCAAGAAGGGCTTCAAGGCCCAGTTCTTTTCAG ATAAGGACGAGTGCTCGAAGGAGAATGGTGGCTGCCAGCACGAGTGTGTGAACACTTTCGGCAGCTACAGCTGCCAGTGCAGGAGTGGctttgtcctgcatgaaaataaaCACGACTGCAAAGAAG CCGGCTGTGATCACACGGTGAACAGTGTGAGTGGAACCATCACCAGTCCCAACTGGCCTGATAAATATCCCAGTAAGAAAGCGTGCACATGGGCTCTATCAACCACACCGGGACATCGCATCAAAATC GCTTTCAATGAACTCGACATGGAGCCTCATTTAGAGTGTGCGTACGACCACATCGAGATCTATGACGGACGCGATGGAAAGGCGCCCAGCCTGGGACGGTACTGCGGCTCCAAGAAGCCTCCTCCAGTCACATCGAGCGGGAACAAAATGTTCATCCGTTTCTTCTCTGACAACTCCGTACAGAAGAAAGGATTCGAGGCCTCGCATACTGCAG AGTGCGGAGGGCAGTTGAAAGCTGAGGTGAAAACCAAAGACCTCTACTCACACGCCCAGTTTGGAGACAACAACTACCCGGGCGCATCAGATTGCCAGTGGGTGATCTCAGCTGAGAAGGGTTATGGTGTTGAGCTCATCTTCCAGACGTTTGAGATCGAAGAAGAAGCCGACTGTGGTTACGACTACATGGAGTTGTTTGACGGCGCCGAAACCAAGGCCACAAGGCTCGGCCGCTACTGCGGATCAGGG CCTCCTGAGGAGATCTACTCGGCCGGCGACTCCATCGTCATTAAGTTCCGATCAGACGACACCATCAACAAGAAGGGCTTCCACGTGCGCTACACCAGCACCAAGTTCCAGGACACTCTGCACTCACGGAAGAAGTGA